In Toxoplasma gondii ME49 chromosome II, whole genome shotgun sequence, the genomic stretch gaggaaagactcGCCTGAAAAAGTGAAAACCCCACAAAGAGACCAGAGGAAGGATCAGCGAAAGCGTTTCGAAACACATATCTCTGTCGTTTGTCCTGCTCACCGGCGCGCAACGCCGAGAGTTGAAGACCAGAAGCGCGTTGAGCTTCGACTAGTTCAcggaaaaggcagagaggaagatcctaggggaaaagaaagacagaagcgacagtCGGCAAGGCACACTgtggggaaggagacacgaagcgaacagagacaaaTCGACGCTTTCTGCCGCCTCTTCTCAAATGCCCCGGTCTAAACGAGAAGCGGACCACACACATGTCGCTCTCGCCGCGGCTCCAGATACACCATTTCTCAGCAGGTCTGGACACCCAGTGAACTGTGTTTGCTTAttgagaagaaacaaacgagaCGGTCGGTTGCATGGAGAGCAATCGGAAAGCATCTGTAGCTAGACTCCATGTTCCCTATAAAAAAAATGCTTTAAACCTTGGACAaaccgcctctctctccagactCAAGCAAAGCCTGACGTGAACGCCACCAAAACCTACGCGTCTGACCCCTCGCACAAAGCACACACCGGAgattccttttcttccttttttaCTTTGCGTCTTCCTGGCGCTCGACGCGATCTAAGTCGTCTCTGCTGTGAGAAGGCCGAAGCGCAAAGAGCCGGGGGGCACCCCGATCTACGGCAACACTGgcaaaaaaaacagaagggagaaggaggagtGTTTCGCAATCTGCGAGCGGACAGTTTgtgggagaagcgaaggcctGCATCCACGCATCGGACAGtttgcctttcttttccatCTCCTCTTCAGAGTCTGCGACatggcagacgcagaggcttCTGTACACGAGGAAGACCTCGGCTGTCCCGACGCCTCGGCGCCTGTCAAACTCCGGTGGAAGTTTCTGCGGCGGCTTTTTCTCAAATACCGCGCTGCAGATCTTGTAGGCTCCAGAGATGCAgatgcgtctctctcgtacacgaggaagaaagtggaagggGACAGGCGCGATAAAAAAGCAACTCCGGTCCCGGAACGAGCGCAGGGTTGACACACACCCTAGCACACAGACATGAAGACACTGGAAGCACACAAGGGGGATACGCAGACTGGGAGACAAAGGCGATTCAGCTAGAGGAACGTAAAGAAGCGCTCTGCTCAAAGAAACATAGCGTTGTGCGGCACCCTCCTTCATTTTgatctttttctctctcgtctaTCACATGTTTCGAGGAAATCACAGAGCCAAAAGTAGTCGTTACCTTGTCATGATCTCTGGGAGGACTGCCTCCCTTGACCTGAGTCGCACTGGTCCGTTCTTTTCCGATCTTCAGGCTTCCGTTTCCCTCCCGGATCTGCTGCGCCACATAGAGCGAATCTACGATTTCAAAACCTCCCAGGAATTCGCTTTCGCTCCTGCTTCGGAGCCCCATTCTGCCGTTTCTCGCGAAGGCAAAATCGTTTCCTCGCGGTCGCCCCCTTCTCTGCTAGATGCCTGGCGAGAGTTTGAAGTCGAGGAATTTGGCCTCGTGTCccaggcggagaagaaaatcgctcgagtcctctctgctctctccaaGCTGATGCACCAAGCCGGAGAAAACACAGATCACATACACACCGAGCTCCAATTGTTTGTCAGGTACAGACGCAGCAagacaaacagaagaagaaaccgaaaGGACAACCCCATGTGCTC encodes the following:
- a CDS encoding hypothetical protein (encoded by transcript TGME49_297495) — its product is MGLRSRSESEFLGGFEIVDSLYVAQQIREGNGSLKIGKERTSATQVKGGSPPRDHDKCCRRSGCPPALCASAFSQQRRLRSRRAPGRRKDLPLCLFRELVEAQRASGLQLSALRAGSRPTLLFRQPATPGCVTDPARGLVDACIQSCESPGLLRHRPSGPSSSLRPRRDPNESKAKANSVTDESHAS